The genomic stretch TTAATGATATATACTAGTAATGGCTTAAGTTCGGTCAAGAAAATTATTACATACAAAATCATAATAGAAATTcaaaagttaaaataattatgttgtgatagaaaaggcaaaaaaaaaaaaaacccataTAATAACATACATTGAAGGTGGACATATGGAATCTGGAAATTTCTTCTGAAaaataataaggaaaagtatACTAACCAACTCCAAATCAGCCAAGAATAgaataacttaattaattataaatatagtaattagttttatttatttatgatttaaaatattagttattAAATGTTTCACCACATTTAAATTAGAAGGGGATATACACTTAGTATCATTGCAACGTGAATCACGAAAACTGATTCAATTAGCTTCCGTTTCTTCATCCTCCTTCTCCCTCCAAATacctaaaacatgataaatCAGAAAACAGATTCAGAACCATCCAatttacaaagaaaagaaacattctAATGTGCAAGCATAAACACTATCCATATTTTGAATTCATCCAAAGACATTTAGCTGGTTTTTGGCTGGAACCATCTTAGTTTCTAGCATTATTGAAATAATAATAGTACAAAGGGTTGGTTGAAGTAGTAATAAATAACTGACTCTaagaaaaagcatgcatttaaattttaataataaaaactttacagagaaattaattattattgcaTATATAACACTTTTGTTTCATTACAAATTAAACAAGGATTAGTCCTATAAATAGTTCTAATAATCTAACCTTATAAACATACCTTAAATTCTactaaacaaaaatagaaatataGCTGATCATATATTATATAGTTGTTTATGAAAGGGACATATTTTCTTTCATCAAACTTGTGATTAATTTCACACAAATTCAGGTCACCTGCTTTTATCCATTTGAGCTAATAGAAAAAGGTGATGTATAAGTTATGATCTTTGTTATGCTGCTACCATGATTTGGACATGTTGAACAACCAAATAATTATTAGAACATTAGAGAAACAAACTCTTTATATCTATATCTTCACTTAATGATAATTAGATTGTGATATAGTATCAAACTCTATCAGAGAAAACAATTCATGAACCGTATTCGTTACCATGATTTTTTGGGTAACATTTCATAATTTAGGGTCCTACTAGTCATCAAATCAATAAAACAGTTTTCATATAGATGCATGCATACAAAAATAGTGTTGTCAATTATACCTTATAACAGTTTCATAATATATAGATTCATATGCATAttctgttttttattatttataccTTATATCACATGCAACTTGCTcttctaattttattaataatttgtttaatttaggtttaattattttgttggttcctatagttttgcaaaattttcaattaggtccttatacttttttttccttttaattgggtccctgtaccaattttttttagttggtcCCTATACAATTAAGACAATTACTACCAagagggacctaattaaaaaaaaattggtgcagggacccaattaaaaggaaaaaaaatatagggacctaattaaaaatttcgcaAAACTATAGGACCatcagagtaattaaacctttaatttatttgtcaTAATTAGaagcttgaatttcattttaTATTACAAACTATGTTTTCTTGTCAATAGTAATTGGAAGTATATACacattactaattaaataaatgatGATAATGAAATCATGTTCCAATCAAAATATCAAATCCTGTTTTTTGTGTTGTACTTATACACAtcaaataacaataatattgtgcaaatttggtgaatttaatttgttatattatTGGAAACAATGAAATAGGTGCATTCCCTTACTACATCCATCATAGAAAAGTGCACATAAAATATTAAGTTAGTAGTTCATCACTCCAAAAAACTTTGGCccctcattttttttaattaatatatgttttGACAAACAATATTCAAGAGAAACCCCACAATCTAAAAGTCACAAACTGATATGATGCACCATGATAATCAAGATGATTATTATTGCTCTATATGTTTTCACATTCAAGCTATTAACACACTATTATGCAGTGGTTATAACTTATAACCCACTTGGATGTGATGTAacttaactttttttatttggcAAGTTGTTAGAATATCTTAGCTTCCCTAATTGAAGTGAAGTGTGACATGCTCTTTACCAACATTAATGAAAAGAATTATAACCTCAATATAAACCCTAAATGCTATATAGTATAATAATCTAATCGTTGGTGAAAAAATTATCAATTCAgaaatttacaatttttttttactatgtCATAAATTTGGGCGGCTCATGTTGCAAGTAAAGCCCAACAAGACACATGttacttttttttctataaGGCCCATACCCTGACCAAAAAGGAAAAAACTGACCAGGCCCATACCATAGCCCAATATACTTGgaatttttcttataatttctTACCGTATGTCTCAGCATAATAGGCCAATAACTAATCTGTTGTAAATCTAAGTTTTATTTAAGGATTTGTCGTTGGTCAAAAGGTTGATATATGCACAAGGCGAAATTTAAACTCTAGCATAGTAGGCCAAGACTAACCTGTCAGAAATTTGAGATTCATTACCAAAAGGTTGATGTATGCACAAAACGAAATTTAAACCCCGGCATTTGGTTGAATAGAGTGAGCTAATGACATGACTGATCAATCTAAGTTAGTTAGACTCAGGCCCTATTAATTGAATGTTTATGAACCTACCAAGTTCACTAAAACAGTAACAATAATACTGAAATGAACTTGCCAATtagctttttgttttattaacaAATCAAAATCTCTAAGGAGAATAGACCTTATTATATGATGAAGAATAAACAAAGCCAATGTACTTCTGATATGAACAAACCAAGATTGGATGACCAAAATTCCTGCCATATTGCTGCTATACACTGTCAAAAATATGATGTCAAGATCTTTGGTCAGAACATACTCTCAGTCTCAGatgaacaaaacaaaaaaacattGGAGCATTGGTGATGGTTTTCATATGATTCTCTATTCAACGAACTGAAGCACATATGGATTGTTGGTTGTGCAATTCTGTGACCCCATTTGTGATCTTTTGCTTGCTTTTCCTCCTCTTTGTTACAACTATGAATCCTTCACCATCTCCATTCACTTTTCTACTTACATCCTCAGGCTCTTCACTATCACTGGAATTCGGAACCTTGTTATTTTCTTCATCCCCATACGTGATTTTTATGATAGCACTGTCTTTAGCTATTGCATCAGAAGAAGAGTTTTCTGACTTCTCATGCTTTCCTTCGCTAGCTTTCGACTCGTCCACAGAATCAATGTTCTGCTGAACAGATTTCACAAGAAAACTGAGCAATATCTGCCTTGCTATCTCCGACTTCTCGGACTCAGAAATGCTGCTTTTCAGAGAACTATCTTTGCCTTTGACGAATTTCTCATCGGCCTTGTTTTCTTCGGATGAAACATTGGCATTGCCAGTGTCTAATTGAGAAGCATTTCTGGGAACAAACTCAGGTGCATGTGGATTCATGATTCTTGGAGCACCATATGTTCTTTCCCTGATAGGAGTATGGCTTTTAGTGAAACCATGCTTCATGCGAAACGCATAGTTGGTTCGATAATATAGAGGTGATCTTGGACCACAAGGAACTCTAGCAGCAGCAGGAGGAAGAACAGGCTCAACAAGCATGCCTTGACTAACATTAGCATCATATATGCTTAAATGGTGGTTTGACATAGACAACATTCCTGGATTGAATGGTTTTGCTGCGGCCGAAAGCTTACTACCATTAGTTTCTGTAGGTTTTACCTGATCTGGAACAGGGGAAACCTCGGAATTTTCTTGTTGaatttcagtttcatgagttcCTTGAGTTTCATCATGCTTTGAAGCTGTATCAACTATGGAACTTTGGCAAGTTTCTTCATTTGTTGATATCACAGTTGAATTGGTGGATGACTCATTTTCGGCCTCATTATTTTCCCTCTCAACTTTCTCCAACAGTGGCTTTAAAACCGTACCTGGTGGTGCCAGCGCAACTTCTTTGTATGATATAGACTTGGAAGCCAAGGAACTTAGAGATGGCGGAGGAGACAAAATTTTGGACATGGAAGCTTTTGTAGGATGACTAACAAAATCCTCGTTGGAATTCTGGCTGCGAACTTTCGATTGTCTAGATGGAGACAGAGTAGCTAAAGTGACTTTTGGAGATCCCTTCTTTGGTGGTGAAGGAGTGTCATTCCTGTAACCGCCTTCTCTAAAATTGTAATGATCAATACTGACCTTTGTCAAAAGAGGACGTTTTCTGTGTCCAAATTTGCGGTTGGCTGGGTTTGCAGACCGCCCTTTTGAATTAGCTTCTTGCCAACCTTCATCGGACGATGTCTCATAGACTACTTCACTTGTCACTGGCTCATGCCTAGTTAGACCactattttcttttagttcttTGGAATCAATAACTGTGCTGTTTTTTTCTTCCACCGTCTTTGTAATACTCGTAGCATCTTTTGAGTCTTCAAAAATAATTCCCTCATCCTCTGCTAGTCCatcatcatgttcttgatggGAATCATTCAGTGGGACTATCTGAGAAATCACATAGGCAACGCATACCAAATACATTATAAGATTCATGTAAAGTTTAAAAAGATGCATCTGATTTTAAACTAACCAAACTTTTAAGAAATAACATGAAATAATACAACAGATTGAATGCCATTCAAAATGGACttcaataaatataaaaatttgttcGGAGTATGGGCAGGAAAAAAAGATGTCACATGTTTTGATTGTATCAAAAATAAGAAGCAAGTATTGAATCTGCGAACCTTTGCACGACGTTGTTTCCTCTGAGTATCATTTCCTTTTGAGTCTTGATCAGGACTTATGAAATCCATGAGATCTGACACACTGCATGGAAAACACATAAAGGTCAAAACATCTCTGTGCCGTGAAATGTAAGCAATTCGAAACACAGCAATATGGGGATACCATGTCAGTACCTAAGGTGGCCTTTACTTGCAATAGATGCATCTGGCTTTGGAGTTCCATTTTTAGCCGCTTCTTGCTGCTCTATGGCTTTCGATTCAAAATATTCAAGCCATGCCGCCGCATCCTACATTGCAAACCAAAatctcaataaaaaaaatggcAGAAAAAGCATCAAGTCAACCCAACCCAAGAAAGATATTAAATTGAAGCTTCTTTAACATACAATGGTAAAACCAGAAAGAAAAAGTATTGACCTGTGTACGAAGATCTTCAGGTCCAAGCTTTGCTTGAAGTATCTTGAGTGTAGTTTGTTCATGTTGCACACTCAGTGAATATGCTTCCATCAATGAAAGAGCTATCGCAATGGCGTGATAGCTAGCAGCAGTCTAAAACATGAATGACCACATACATGATCAGCTCCTGAATTATATGTTTATGATGGTGGCTTAAACTCAATTCTTACAACACCGAATAACTTTTTGTAGAAAGTTTTTACAAAACTAAGTGCTAGATAGAAAGGACATATGTGAGAGAGAGAGACCTGTATATGATCAGCTCCTAACAATCTTTTGTTGCATTTAAGAGCTTCATGCAAGTATCTGAGTGCCACATGGACATTTCCCATTCCCTCTTCCATCATCGCGACATTTATATATGTTGCAGCTGTGTTAGGATGGGAAAGCCCACACGTAAAATGAAGAAGGAATAGAGCACGGTTGACATACCTGTAAAAGAATACAAATTTGGATCAATGAGATAGGCAAATGGAGGTGTTTGCGCCAGATTGACTAAACATTGATATAATGAAGAAGTTCGACAGGATTATGGTAAAAAATGTGCTGCAAAAGCTTGTTTACTTACTTCAGAGCAAGCTCAATGTGCTGCAAACGATAATAAAAGACCGAAAGATCCCCATAGCTTTTCATTGTGTCAGGATGATCAAGCCCAAGTTCCCTCTCGTTTATGTCCAAGGCCTTCTGCTGATATATGGTGGCCTAAATAAACAGAGTGTAATTGAAAGTTGTTGATTGACATCTAAATTATGTTTCTGAAGACCATGAATAAAATCATTgattcatcatcatatatacaTCCAGAAAGTGTagaacttttatttatttttttaatcattttccTTCTTTCGTCATTTCCCTTAGGAGCTTAGCACCCAAAAAGTAAAAGGTTTCAATATGGCTATAACTGAAGTCTGAGGAAAAATTTATGATTTCTGAAGCATGCATCTTAAAGATTCTTTACCTGGTTAAAATCTCCAGTGTGGTAGAGAACCACAGCTAGAAGACTGTATGCACTAGCTGTAGTTCGATGATAAGGTCCACAAACAGTCATCATCTTTGCCAGCGCCTGAAATATGATACAATGATCAAACACTATGCTAAGTCGGAAACTAATCATGAAATATGCTCCATGATGAGACAGAACAAATTAAGAAGTACCTTAGTTCCATAATTTACAGCATCCTCAAGCTTTCCTTTATCAAGAGCGATTTTTGACGATTCCAATAAATTACGTCCGTCAACTGAGGAGCATCCTACATGCTGTTGAATAACACATGATTTCGATTTTAGATGGTTTAAGAAGATGCTAGTTAATGAATTACAGATTGGAATGGCCATGGAAGCTGATTAATAAACTGAATCTGACCTTGCAAACAGGAACTAGGCTGATAATATCATATTTGCTGAAAGGCTTTGAGGATTCCATGTCATAATCTCTTGATACCAATTCCAATCCTACCTGAAAACATAATAACAATGAATGCTTCATGAAAAAATTTATAGAATAAGTCCTTTCTAGTGCATTTTAAGAAGTTAAATATCTAGTTTCCCAACAAGCACTTTTTCAAACATTcaaagaagcatctcaattactatacataaaaaaaaatgtatcCATCAATCATTTTGTACCTTTTGACAGAGCCCTCTGAGAATTGACAACTTCCTCAAATGTTGAAATTCATCCTTTAGTGTCCATCCAAATCTTTTGGACAAAAATATATGTAACCATTTAAATCTGAGATCATGGtcatcacccaaattttggtcAGCATCCTCCGTTTGAGATCCTCCGAGTAAGAAATTCAGCGTTGATGCAATGATGGCAGATAAGTCTGCTACATTGTCAACAGAGGCAATTACAGCTTTAAGTAGATGCTTAAAGGCTCTAGTAATCATCTCATGAATACAAAGGGATTGTATGTGTGGAAGATTCTCAGCAAGTTTAACCTGATTCAGAGAAGAAATTAGAACCAACAAATGCAAACTGTATTAACAAACTAGTTTAAGTGCAAAGATGATTCTACAGAAAGCAAGTAGAAAGAGAAAGTATTCTCACCACTTCACCCAAAGATCGCATTTGCAGTCCTcttaaatgcataaaatcagtTAGTGTACGACCATCAACTGGAGAAAGTTCAAGTGATCCGAAGTCTGTAGCCTAAAAATGTTACACAATTAGTTCATAAGGCATCTCAATGACCTTCATATCACATTAAAAGACTCAGAATCCATGCAGAAAAATGTTACCAGCTTTGGCAAAGCAATTTCGTCATAATACTTGTGTGCCATGCTGATTAGCTCATCCACTGACTGTTGCAAGAATAAATTGAGTGATATGAATATCAATATACAAATGTAGAAAATATAAgccaacaaaaatattttttttaattaaaaaatagagaTGGAACAGACATTTATGCTTAGTACTTTAGAGattaacaaaacaaaacaagtAATAACAACAGAATATACCAAACTGCCAGTATCACAATCTTCTAAATTTTCCACAAACCTTTAAATGGAGACCAGTTCCAGATTCTTTAAGACGCAAAAATGCATCGTTGGAAAGTACTTTCTCCAACTCAGCAGAGCTACTTGACTCTTCATTGAATTGCTGAACTTTATTAGAATCATTTTGCTCACTAGAATCTGAACCATCGAGattactttctttcttttccctcctctttaaaaatttaaattgctgTCCAAGACCTTTAACAGCTTGCTCAACATCCTTGATGTCGTCTTTGTTTTTGGAACTACTATCTGctgaattttcttgtttctgcaGATGTTGCATCCAACAGGAACCAAGTTCCCATCTAAAAAACCTCCTTGAAACACCCTTCTCCTGTGTTATCTTTTCCAAGCAATCTTGTATTACCTTCCAGACAACTTGCTTAGAGCTATCTAAGTCATCTGAATTTGGTGGAGATGATAAAGTTCCTTCTGAGGGTTCATCTACATGTTTGTGAAGCAGTAGTCTCAAACTGCAAAGATCATCAAATTGTTTAGTACAAAGATTCAAAGTTCTGACATTATCAGATCATCCATAGATTAACATTAGCAGAATTGCTTATTGTTCAAACCTGTTGATGTTAAGAGCATTTGCCCCTCCATCTGGTTGATCATCTATTTCAATATCATGAGCGTTTGGCTTGCTAATATTTAAGTTACCTACGACCCTTACTGTTGCAGTATATCCACAATGATGCACAACCACAGAAGTTAATGAAGATGTATCCTGTAAAAAAGTCAAGGACTTATCAGCAAGGTGGAAAAGCAAAAGTCCAAAGAAACCAATTTATCTAAAATTTGGAGTTAGAAGGAATTCAGCTGTGTCAGAAAAGATGAATTTCCTCCATCAATCATGATTTATGCATGGTAAAAATGTAAACACCAAGATTGAGTGTCTTATTTAGAAATGAAGACAACAAAACTATATGCAATTGCGAACAAGTTTAGTGCAAAACTGAAAGTAAGCAAAGTTCATTGTGATTCTTTTGCAAATTTCTTAGACAGGATTACAACTTACATGAACAATTACACTTTCATCTGCAGTCAAACCTTTGAGCAAATTCTTCTGAGCATCCTCCTTATGCAGACTGGATTCATTAGATATAGAATCATACTTTCTATTTCCATTGCGAATATCACATTTGACAACAACTGACAAGTCTCCTATGCGCTCTTCATGCAGAATTGAACTTGGAGAATTTGATTCATTCTTCATATTGGATTCCATGACATGCTGTATTGCCTTGATGGCTTTGAATATCGAGGTATCAACAAATCGACTGTGCAGCAGGAAAGCTTTTCTATCTCTGACCACTCTCTCCTCTTCAGTTTTGCATGGAAGAGAAGCCAATACTGCAAAATCTGAAGCCCATTGTCTAAGCTCATATTCACCATTTCTACCTTGGCCACCACCATTACCACCCCAGCTTTCGTCCTCAGCAGGAAGGGCAGGAAAGTTTGAAGGTGACTCGGCAACAGATGGAGGGACAAGCCAGGTATTTGCTCGGAATCCATATGGAAGATTGCCAAACTGAATGAGATAAATTAttaggaaaagaaaaaggaaaacacttttttatttaaaagaaaaaataaaatcagtTGGTATAAATTTTACCTTGTTATGTTCCGAGAAAGCTTTCATTAAAGATTCATATGCCTGCACCAATcagaaaattatttaaaaagatttcaATAGAAAACTTGAATTTCAAAATTGTGCTTGTTTAAAATTTACAGAACAACCAACACAGAATATAGAAAATGTTAAAACTTAAAACACGAATATGTTCCATTACAGCAACAAGTTCATGATTAGTAACCAGAAAACAACCAACACAAAAACATAGTGCAGCATGAAAAATACATACATTAGCGAAACCTCGGCTTAGCTGTTGCAGAAGATCAACCAAAGTGTGACTTTGCAGAGATTGTTTTCCAACAGTATAAAACCCTTTCTCTGAAGCCACCACTTCTATTACCTTCCCATTGCAGATTTTAACCTGCATGCCCCAGCACCATTTTCAGCTTCAAAATTACTATTATTGTAAGAAATGACAGTTTAATTTCTATTCTAATTGTATCTGAAACAACtaacacacatatatataaagaaaaaattagaaCCTGAAGCTGAAAGTAGTCTCCTTTACTTCTATCTTCTTCACTTTTCAGCTCACATTTCTTCAAATCTGCAATTGACTCAATTACCCATTAGcacaaaattcaaaactttATCCATAATCTTCATCCCCCATTATCATTTAAGCACGTGAAATGAACTAGAACATGAACTGAATAAACAAAAATGcatgaagagagagagagagagactaaCGTAGAATAGGTGGAGTGAGgtgagagaaagagaagaactCGTAAAAATCTGAAAGCTTCGGCGTTGGGTGAATCGCCACCATGCCAACGCTATCTGATATCGCCGGAATGCCCCGCTCCGCCGGCGCCGGCGGAGATCCGACACGGATTTCGCCATTAGGTGTAGGCGTGGACTCGAACCTCCCTTAATCTGATTTTGGGCCTTAGCGTTCTTCTTGGGCTTAGATTCTGGGCTTAATGGGCCTCGTTTGGGCTTCCCGAACCTTGTTGTGCAGGCCACTATGTCCAACAGCCTCCGCACGTGTGCAACAGCATAAGCTTCCTCTGTGTAATCCTCtgtaattaacaaaaataaaataaatattaaaaaaataattgtgtgttttaaaatattgaaaatacATTAATTCAGTATTATGTTTTTCATAATTTGATTATGATAGGTtagtaatattattattgtttattttaagaaatgaaaaaaatagttttttttcaTGTGTTGATTatatgaaaacaaaaaattttttttttccataaaagtattttttagtatttttaactagtaattttaaattttgctTATAAATATGAATAATGGATAAAAAGTCAAATTAGAGGATTGGCATTGCTATAAATATGAGACGGTGATGGCAAGAGAGAGACCAAAAAACTAGGGAAAGTGTTTGGTACTTCCAACATGATGCATCATAAATAAATGACAACAATTTATTGGCGAATCCAATGTGTGTATCCCACAATACCAAGATAACAACCACAATGGAAAGTGACATTTGacaaaatatcttattttccataaaaaaaattaaataaaattctaaGAACTAAATCAAAATAGTGTTGAATGCAAATGTACCAAAACTATTAGGTAGTTGCATATAAAACCAACTAAGTACAGTTGATGTATCAAAAACCAAAATATAACGTATAAAAGTAGGTGaaaacttcacgtgaagttgactgCACCTGAATTTCCACCCTAAAAGTCATATATTGCTACTtaatattaaaacataaaataagtaCCAAGTCATAGAAGATTACTATTTACTATTTACTATGATGACtactattttaaatatttttttatttttccttgcaATTTTGTTGGTTCATAATTGTAAAGACTTATAAGTTGTTGTTAgttaaaaaacaaaacaaaaataaaataatgataaaaatgaTTAAAGCAATTGTATGTAGGGGTCCGGAACTTTCCATTTGAATAGAAGATTTTGTGTCAATAAATTGATATGAATGGAAGAACCAAATTGTGTCTAAACCAAATAGGGAATGGTATTAAAGTAGCACCAATTAAGTAACCATAACTTCAATGTCTGCTTCCTCACATGCCTTATTGTGAAGTAGCAATCTCAAgtgaaaaaagaataaatatgcAATGCCATTCATCATTCATGGATGGGCACTGCACATAAAATGACAAGGTACTATACTACATACTACATTTGTATAATTACTTGTGCCCACTCACGTGATCCACAACAACCACCATTCTCATTAATCTTAATCAAACCATGATTAAGGGATGGTTTTGACAATAAAAGAAGAATCACTAAGTAAGAATATCTTCGTGAGTTGCAAGGGAAATTAAACCAAAGCTTTGAAATaaataagataagaaaattcaatcttatttaactattttatattttattgaattattttgcaatattattataataattattatattttaattaattacacTAGGTGCATTTCTACTTCGAACTACTAAAATACCAAATCTTGATGCCAAAATATATAGCGGCATTGACTACATCCTAAATGGTACAAACCCCACAACAAATTAACAACTCATGACCCAAAACACAACCTTTATATATAAAGATTTTGCTATAGTGTGTCTTAAGGCATAAgttaaatatatcataaaaaaatattttaatataatttattgtaaaaataattttgtttatatttttaatgcataaaaataataaataacattaattttttttgtatgatATGCATAACATATGCCtttaggataaaaataaaaaaatattataaaaaaatattttaatattatttattataaaaatattttttttacgttttccatacataaaaataataaataatattaaactatttttttatcatatgttTAACCTATACTTTTAGAGCACATGATAATAAAATCCATATAAAATATTCATCCACCTCATGAGGTAAGCAATTCAATTAgcattatattaatatataagtaCCTAAAATAAGAGAGTAATATGGGTATTTAGTATTTTAATCACGTGCATTCTACGGCCTAGAAGCTTGAAGTAGCATAGTTAAATAATTCAGTTTAGAAAAATGTGAAGAATGAAATTGAAcgaaaatatatattataactaaactttaaaaaaaaaatatgtattacatatgatatttttttatattgtaaaAAGAGCAAGATTCATTCTTAATTGAAAAACACCATTCATGATAACATGATtctagaaaaaattttaaaatattataattggGTTAAGACATggtttaaaattttgttaaaaataatgaaattattttaaaattcttaaaatattgTGATTTAGGCTAATACAAAAACAAAGTACATTGCAGTTGTCAGAACATACCTAATTGTTTTAGATTCAACTAAATGCAAATGCAAATTCAAATGAGACACAAAATTGGTGGTTGATGATGCTGAATGGCAAGTATGCAAATTACACCTACCTTCAACCATTCTTAGAAGACATGGCTTTAGGGTAACAACTTCAATTCTGTCATTTAATCTCTGACCCTTAACCTAAAAAGGGGGAACATTaatcaagagcattgaattaTTAATTAGTTCATTAATGTTTATGAAACTCTAATTAACTTGAGGAAATTTAGGAAATGCAAAAAGAAAGATGATATAATTTGCCACAaaataaggaagaagaaaaaaaaattatatattattc from Arachis stenosperma cultivar V10309 chromosome 9, arast.V10309.gnm1.PFL2, whole genome shotgun sequence encodes the following:
- the LOC130947697 gene encoding LOW QUALITY PROTEIN: protein REDUCED CHLOROPLAST COVERAGE 3-like (The sequence of the model RefSeq protein was modified relative to this genomic sequence to represent the inferred CDS: inserted 1 base in 1 codon), with product MAPRSGKGKSNKAKTEKKKKEEKAGAPSLVDITVVTPYDSHIVLKGISTDKILDVKRLLAVKVETCHFTNYSLSHEVKGQRLNDRIEVVTLKPCLLRMVEEDYTEEAYAVAHVRRLLDIVACTTRFGKPKRGPLSPESKPKKNAKAQNQIKGGSSPXPTPNGEIRVGSPPAPAERGIPAISDSVGMVAIHPTPKLSDFYEFFSFSHLTPPILHLKKCELKSEEDRSKGDYFQLQVKICNGKVIEVVASEKGFYTVGKQSLQSHTLVDLLQQLSRGFANAYESLMKAFSEHNKFGNLPYGFRANTWLVPPSVAESPSNFPALPAEDESWGGNGGGQGRNGEYELRQWASDFAVLASLPCKTEEERVVRDRKAFLLHSRFVDTSIFKAIKAIQHVMESNMKNESNSPSSILHEERIGDLSVVVKCDIRNGNRKYDSISNESSLHKEDAQKNLLKGLTADESVIVHDTSSLTSVVVHHCGYTATVRVVGNLNISKPNAHDIEIDDQPDGGANALNINSLRLLLHKHVDEPSEGTLSSPPNSDDLDSSKQVVWKVIQDCLEKITQEKGVSRRFFRWELGSCWMQHLQKQENSADSSSKNKDDIKDVEQAVKGLGQQFKFLKRREKKESNLDGSDSSEQNDSNKVQQFNEESSSSAELEKVLSNDAFLRLKESGTGLHLKSVDELISMAHKYYDEIALPKLATDFGSLELSPVDGRTLTDFMHLRGLQMRSLGEVVKLAENLPHIQSLCIHEMITRAFKHLLKAVIASVDNVADLSAIIASTLNFLLGGSQTEDADQNLGDDHDLRFKWLHIFLSKRFGWTLKDEFQHLRKLSILRGLCQKVGLELVSRDYDMESSKPFSKYDIISLVPVCKHVGCSSVDGRNLLESSKIALDKGKLEDAVNYGTKALAKMMTVCGPYHRTTASAYSLLAVVLYHTGDFNQATIYQQKALDINERELGLDHPDTMKSYGDLSVFYYRLQHIELALKYVNRALFLLHFTCGLSHPNTAATYINVAMMEEGMGNVHVALRYLHEALKCNKRLLGADHIQTAASYHAIAIALSLMEAYSLSVQHEQTTLKILQAKLGPEDLRTQDAAAWLEYFESKAIEQQEAAKNGTPKPDASIASKGHLSVSDLMDFISPDQDSKGNDTQRKQRRAKIVPLNDSHQEHDDGLAEDEGIIFEDSKDATSITKTVEEKNSTVIDSKELKENSGLTRHEPVTSEVVYETSSDEGWQEANSKGRSANPANRKFGHRKRPLLTKVSIDHYNFREGGYRNDTPSPPKKGSPKVTLATLSPSRQSKVRSQNSNEDFVSHPTKASMSKILSPPPSLSSLASKSISYKEVALAPPGTVLKPLLEKVERENNEAENESSTNSTVISTNEETCQSSIVDTASKHDETQGTHETEIQQENSEVSPVPDQVKPTETNGSKLSAAAKPFNPGMLSMSNHHLSIYDANVSQGMLVEPVLPPAAARVPCGPRSPLYYRTNYAFRMKHGFTKSHTPIRERTYGAPRIMNPHAPEFVPRNASQLDTGNANVSSEENKADEKFVKGKDSSLKSSISESEKSEIARQILLSFLVKSVQQNIDSVDESKASEGKHEKSENSSSDAIAKDSAIIKITYGDEENNKVPNSSDSEEPEDVSRKVNGDGEGFIVVTKRRKSKQKITNGVTELHNQQSICASVR